The following is a genomic window from Carassius gibelio isolate Cgi1373 ecotype wild population from Czech Republic chromosome B20, carGib1.2-hapl.c, whole genome shotgun sequence.
TAAACTTCAAATTGTATCTTCTGATTAAAATACAAGTCCAAGATTCATGATGAggattcctccagtgaaaaagtgaactggtctgaatcaggagagaaatctgcaccaCCATACAAAACTGAATAATCACCGCTGTTGATAGTGTTCACAGTCTACAGGAGACTTCTGACAGTTCAGACACTGCATGAAtcagagataaataaataaaagaacgaTATAAATACTGGTAGTTtctgatcattttgtgtctttacacattaatgtatcatcacgagcggcagggtttaatttggatttgtttgtgtaagtttttttgttttattgtatgttttagcgtTGATTGCGGTGATTCACTGACATTATATGACTAACAGAATGCAAATCTctctttgtgttctactgaagaaacaaagtcaccaacatctttcattttcatttttgggtcaactatccctttaaccgatggactggagtgtttgtgaagtttttatcagctgtttggactctcattctgacggcactgCAAAAGAAGCACCGGTgattcatttttgggtcaactattccttCAATGGTTTAGCATTGTTTCACGAGACATCTCTGTCTGTCTACATAATAGATATGGTTTCTAAAAACAGAAAAGATTAGTATGTTTCACCTTTCTAACATTATAAGTCAGCCTATGGATGCAATGCACATGGTCACTTGCATGTGTTATGTATCTTTATATGCCAGAAAAGTGGACTGGAGGCTTCATAAATCACGCAATAGAAACTTAAGGATGATTTGGACAGGGTGATGCACCTCAGACGCTGTTGAATGCACTTGTGAAAGAGTCCCAGCCTCCAGTGTCTGGATGTAAGAGCTGAAATACCCCGCGGCCTCGCGCCAGTTATGCCTCAGCATCGCTTCTCTGATCAGATTCAGACACTTCCGGTTGGACTTGAGGAAGTCCACCGCTGTGAGCACACCTGAAAATAAACACACCTGCTTGAGTGAGCTCCCTATACTCAATAAACATGATGAAACATCATCAGGACATCACCTCTGGGGTCTGTATGAGACTGGTGGAGAAGAACGGCAGGTTTTATCACTTCGTGGTTTCTTTCCTGATCCTCTGAATCCGCGGCCGCTTCTGCGATATTGAGCTCAGTCTCTATATCATCCATATTGCGCTGCTTCACGGACACTTGGTTTCCTCTGGAAAGTAAAACGAAGACCTTCTTCTTCTATGGCTAACAATAACCTTGTGATGCAAATAAGTTATAAACAGAACTCAATAAGCGCGGTTTGATTCGTGTGTAACTCTTAACACGTGAGCGTGTAAACAGAGCTCTTCTTCATCAAAGCAAGGGACGAGCGTGAGCAGCTCACAGCGCCACCTGCAGTACAGGAGGAAATGACGCCTACAGCGTAAGAGCGCGcattgacaccgagtggttgaactaggtattgcaatccaaataaaaatatctgcaaacatatgatggtatttttatgctttagaagAGTCAAAAACTTTTATAGTAGCCTACATAATCAGAATCGGAATCAGAATTAGTACACATGAATTTAGTGTGTATTTCATGAGCTCTTCATTCAGGAGGTacgtgaccctggaacacaaaaccagtcataaatggcttttttttttttttttttacttagatttatacatcatatgaaagctgaataaataagcgttccactgatgtatggtttcttattataggacaatatttgaaaatgtggaacctgagggtgcaaaaaaaaatctaaatactgaggaaatcatctttaaagttgtccaaattaagtcattagcaatgcatattacgaatcaaaaatttagttttgatacaTATACGGTAggaaattgttatatatatatatatatatatatatatatatatatatatatatatatatatatatatatatataattgtattctattcttaaaaaaaatctaactacctttctaatctttttgtattctattttcttttcatttattatgcaattttatatatgtgtgtgtgtgtgtgtgtgtgtgtgtaaagacctctaactagcttgctctattcttttttttattctatctgctttctttttaattattatttaaaattccaTGCTACGTGTagtgtgttaacctaactgagactagttatagcacttatatatcgttgctctttttgttgtttttgattgcttgcACTGTCttaatttgtaagtcgctttggataaaagcgtctgctaaatgaatgaatgtaaatgtaaatatatatatatatataaaacaaattttgccataaaagaaaaatcaataattttgatccatacaatgtattgttggcaaaaaaaccaaaataaataaatagtaataataatatgcgGTATTACATTATGTAGCTACAGatttgtgtaatatttacaagattatttaaaaaaattatttgtacaaTATTATTTAGAAGATGAGTGATCTGTGCCAATGCTAAGTACAAGATGTTTTAACTTATGTGAAAGCACATTCATttatgaaaacaatgtttttctaaattaacaTTCAAGTTTTCAAATGTTAGGGGGAAATGTCATTTTATAGTTTTGAAAACATAATGGGAACAtcacttttgaatgttctctgaacgttttgaaacaatttataaaataaatttagttacactaaaacagaaataaaaatattgagaGCAGATGATGCAAAATGGCCGATATAATTGTTCAGTAGAGTTCAGAAttgtttttattggtttatttattgatttctttGTAAGTTTTGCCTatattaatctatctatctatctatctatctatctatctatctatctgtctatctgtctatccatctatctatctatctatctatcttgtttGAGTATTCTCATTGAAGAAATCTTGTTTCTTGTTTATTTACCCAaacattactgtatttatgatcatAAACATTCTAAAAAGCATGTCTTGTGTGTGACGCTCTAGTCCTGCGCATGCGCCGTGGTCTGTTGTTTTGCTGCTGCGGTCTCTTTAAGCGCTGTGTAACATGACTCCGGCTCTcgtcttctcttctcctctcgGCTCGCCTCGGATCTGCTGACGTGTCGGCAGCGGCTCTGCGATCAACAGCTGCCAGCATGGCTGCACCGAAGCCctgcttttattatgtttttacacTTGTTCTGTACGCGTGTTTTCCTCGGAGCAGCGCGGAGCGGCGCTTCTCGGATCTGAAGCGATGCGCGGATGAAGAATGCAGCAGTGAGTATCTCTGGAACTTTGTATCTGGATGCTGCTGCTTCTGCGGACCATAAAACTTACTGCTGCTGACGTCATAAAGGCCGCATCGCCGCTCCCGCGGGATACTGTAACTTTGTAACAAACGCAACCGTGAATTAATTTAATGAGAAGCGGGTTTGTGTGCTGCGTGGAGCTTGATATTGCGGAGGTCGTCCTTGAAGATCCTGTTTGTTGATACTGAGCTCAGTTTAGCCAGTCGAGCtaataacacaaacacactgtacacTCAGTCTGGTTCTTTAATCAAACATGTTTTATGCTTTAATACATTACGATCAAATGCTGAAACGgttaataatgttaaattataagGCCTGGTTGCATATGGCCATGTAGAACAGAGCGAGTGCTTGATTCGGAAGGTCGTTATTTACACTCAGCCTGCGTTTGAGATGGATTAGGATCAACTGTTGTTgactaaattgtgtttttttaatgatatttagaGTGGAATGCacgaaaactgaaataatatcaGTATATGCATAATGCAGGTATCTGGTATATTGCATTGCAGTTTAATAATATGTTTACCATTTGAGAACTGAAGAcgatttttatttcacataaaattctataaatacaaagaaaaaaagtgcatGTTCCATTAGTTGTCGACTGGGGAAAAAACAACTCTTTCTAATGTTGTTGAGATATATATCTGTGATGCATGAATTATTAATTCACAAAGAATAAAAACAGCATTACTTTTTGACTTAAAAACAACActgtaataattttattgttaagcatttaataaaaaatgtaggtGTTCTTATTAGATTTTACTgcaaaagtaaaattttaaaatattaaataaaccaaaacatcagatcgtttgtcttttaaaatattagttttattttatatggtAAGACaacttcatatttatatatatattttttttcttgttaaaaatACTTATCTTttacagtaaatattataatCTAGATTGCACTTGGATGTATTTGCAATAAAAGATCATTTTCATTATTACTTGTAGCACCACTTTcatcacaaaaatatcaaaacatttaacacaaaattaattaattcaaccTGATCTcacaaaaactgcaaaaatatCCAGATCAAGTTATTTAAGATATATATTGCTTAAATAAATTCCCATTTAGGACCCTTACAATTTGTTGCATTGTGCctttaatatgctttattttgaattaattaatcaaaaggtTTGTTTATGCCATATTGCATTCAATTCAAAGTCGTATGAAGTTAAAATAACACAAATCTAACATTATTCATGCAACTTTCATGCAGAACAGTGCACATGGGAAGCTTTCATAATGTAACATGATGATGAAATGAGTAGTCTTCATCCTAACATGTTTTTTGTGTCTCTTTAGTGCTTCTCTGTCGAGGGAAGGCCGCCAAGGATTTCACAGGGCCGGACTGCCGGTTTCTCTCTTTTAAGAAAGGAGAGACGATCTATGTATATTATAAACTCTCAGGGCAGAGATCGGACGTGTGGGCTGGGAGTGTAAGTCTCCAGTTAAtcattgattgattgtttgatgaTTTTGGGTGTTGCTGAAGATGTACTCGGATGCTAGTATTTGATTAGAATTACTTTATCATCACAAACAgtcttcatatatttatttagttgggTGACAGATCATGCACGAATCTTCAGTGCCAGAGAAATGTGTTAAACGAATAATTCACACAAATATGACAACTTGCTGTAAATGTACGCAccttcaggtcatccaagatgtagattagtttttcttcatcagatttggagaaatgtaggatTGCatcactctgcagtgaatgggtgccgtcagaataagagtcagaacagccgataaaaacatcacaagtaatccatcAGTTAATGAATTGAGaagtgacggcacccattcactcttTAACAAATGAtgtataatgctacatttctctattCCTTTAAGCAACTACTTGCATCCACACCAACATCAACAAACCAATGCGTTACCATAAGCTTAATGaaacaaattcattaaaatagCTGAAGCTGAAGTGTACAATAAACAGATCATCTAATTAAAATGGACTCTTTTactccgtgtttgtgtgtgctttgtGCTACAGTTTATTCAACTCTCTTTTTTTCTCGAATTGTTTTTAATACTTTCCTGTGAATGAGAGaaactatgtaaaaaaaagatatacatgTACAAAGTTGGAAATATTTAAGTGCAGCCTGCCTTGTTTTATGCatattattctgtttttttcattacatgcattttattttcttattcttttagctacattttatttttgctgtatttatgcTTTTATGGTTTCTGTAAACACTGTTATATTGCagcataaaataatacattttccctCTTCCTCTGTTTGCATAGATTGGAAACCACTTCGGTTATTTCCCAAAGGACTATcttaatataaatcatatatatactGAAAAAGAATTGGAAGTACCAACAGATGTAAGTCAGTGTGGTTGATATTGTGTGATGTATGGTCCTTTTTGACGTGACGTTTGGTTAACATGAATCTTTTTTCCCATTTCAGGAAACCGATTTTGTCTGCTTTGCGACTGGGCTCGATAAATTTGAAAGCTATGACATAGATGTGTTATTAGGCAGCACATTGTTGCTAGAAAATGAGGATTCAACAGAAGAATCCAAAGAACCAGCTCAGAATCCAGATGCATCTCAAACGACGACCACCGAATCAGTGGAGACTCTTGAATCAGAGTCATTCGATTCAGAATCAACATCGATTTTTGAATCAGAGTCAGCTGAATCAGAATCACAATCGGTACATGAATCAAAGGCAGTTGATTCAGAATCACATCTTGAATCTGAGTCAGTAGATTCAGATTTGATTCTTAAATCAGAGTCGGTTGATTTAGAATCACAGTCGGTTCATGAATCAGAGTCAGTTGATTTAGAATCACAGTCGGCTCATGAATCAAAGGCAGTAGATTCAGAATCATCACTTCTTGTTGAATCAAAGGCAGTTGATTCAGAATCAGCATCACATCTTGAATCAGAGTCAGTAGATTCAGATTTGATTCTTGAATCAGAGTCAATTGATTTAGAATCACAGTCCGCTCATGAATCAAATGCAGTAGATTCAGAATCATCACTTCTTGTTGAATCAAAGGCAGTTGATTCAGAATCATCACTTCTTGTTGAATCAAAGGCAGTTGATTCAGAATCAGCATCACATCTTGAATCAGAGTCAGTAGATTCAGATTTGATTCTTAAATCACAGTCAGTTGATGAAGAATCTGCATCACTTCTTGAATCAGAGTCAGCTGATTCAGAATCACAATCGGGTCATGAATCAAATACATTAGATTCAGAATCTGCATCACATCTTGAAGCTGAGTCAGTAGATTCAGATTCAATTCTTGAATCAGAGTCAGTTAATTCAGAATCACAGTCGGCTCATGAATCAAAGGCAGTTGATTCAAAATCTGCATCACATCTCGAATCAGAATCAGTAGATTCGGAATCGATTCTTGATTCAAAGGTAGTTGATTCTGAATCTGTAGAAGCTCCTGAAACAGAGACGTTACAGAAAACTACTGAAGAGGACCTTCATCCAAAGACAGATGTTTCATCAGAACCGATATCTGAATCTAAAGATGCACTAACAGAAGAGACAGGAGATATTCCAATAAGTCAAAATGCTGAAATCATTTCAGAGGATGTAGAAACAGAACCAACTGATTCTGATGCGCAAGAAATTGATTATTCTGAAGTTTTGCACAACCAAAGCGACTCTGATTTTGAGCCACTTGAAACACAACCAGCAGGTTTAGATGTAGTACATGAAGAAGCTGCTGAAACAGAGCTAAGTGATAAAGACATACCACTACAAACACCAGAGAAAACACTCGAGGATGAGGACAGGTCAAGCTTTAAAGATGCTTTCAAAACAGACCATGAAGGTGTAACACAAGAGACTGAATCTCTCGAGGAATCGCTTTCAGCTGCTAATGTTAAAGAACAAGCTGGTCTTGAGGGCACACATGCACAAAGTGATTTTGAAGAACTGGCTAATGCAGATGAAGCCGTAGACATTAAAATCCCAGAATCTTCTCATCTTCCACAAGACGCTAAAACTCCTTCGGATGCGAGTGAAAACGTCTCATCTGAACCAGCATTGGAAACGCACACTGAGTCCGAAAAGGCATTAAATGTGAGTGAAATCACTGAAGAACATGATCCAAAGAAGGAAGACACGAAAAAGATGGAAAACTTTAAAGACCTTCTTCAGAAGGCCAGCATGAACAAGAATGaaaacgcacacacaaacacttcagaCGATCCTCAGGATGCACTTACGAACAACAGCGAAAAACTGAGTGAAACGATTGGTGAAGACGAGACGTTAAAGGAGGAACTTGTTACAGAAAGCCCAGAAACTGCACCTCTGTTTGACCAAACGGAGGAACAGCTCAATAAAGTCAAGAACGAACTCGTGAATCTACTGAAAAACACACTGGAATCAGAACAACAGAGTCCTGAAGATGAAGAGGACGTGGATGAAGATGCCCAAGAGCTTTTAGAAGATGAAAACGCTCTTCTTTCTTCTAAACTTCAGCTCACAGAAGACATACATGAACTTGAAGAAAACCAACAACCTGAAGGCGATCAATCGATCGAATCCCAACAAAGCGAAAACCCcacaaaacaagaagaagaaaaggacGTGGTTCGTCTTCCTCCCGAGGAGCCTGAATACAGCGATAACGTGCTGAGGCTCACAATCTTACGCGATCACCTGAAAGACGAGGAGATGGAGCGCATGCAGAAGTATTTTGGACTGAAGAACCTGTTCAAAATCGAGGCCATGTTTTCAGATCTAGATCTGGAGATGAAGTCTGTGAGAGAGCTGcagacggacacggaggaaaTCGAGCGAACGCTGGACCAGATCATGGAGGCCTCGGAGAACGCGATTCTCGACGCCACAGAGGACATCTTGAACGAAAGCGAGCGGAAATCTCAGCAGAAGGAGCCAGAAGCGTATGATTTCGAGGCTGCCGTCTTCGACGCTTTCCAGGAGATTGCGTTCGCCTTACGACAGAAGTATTCAGCGGCCAGCGACAGCGCACCATTGCTCGAAGAAGAGCTCCTTGCATCTGAAACAGGTCATTTTAGCAGCACTGTTGTCTTTCCTAACCATAACTAGTGGTCGTTTTTATGATTCATGTCAGGTTTCGCCTTTAATCATATGCTGTTTGCATTGTTTTAATCCTATAAAACCTACTGCATCACATTTCGAAAGCCTCTAAATGATTAAATCTTTGATGTTAAACCAGTTGCACGCCATCTACCCACATGCCTTCTGGTGCCAGATTGATCGTTTAGATTTTGCAGCAAGTAAAAAAAGCCATTTAAGGCATTTCAGCTTGTGCTACACATGTCCTTTTGCTGTCAGATCTTTACTGATTTAATTAAGTAAACATAAGAATAACTTGTATTTCAAGGTGAACACTTACTAGACTGAAAAGCCTAAAAAAAGTTtacttatctttttatttttcaaacgGGATTCACAGGCTTTTGAGGAACTTTTATTTGGTCctctctcaatcatcattgtattgcattgcattataagtTTGGATATTTCTGTAATTGTATGTACTGTAAGTATCTgctgttttaaatatatcagtgatTTTCATTACAAGCATCACTTTTGGTTTAtaaaaatatcagcatctgcaccaaaatgcatatttttgcttcTGTTGGCCCTCTGAATTAACTTGAGATGATTTTTCCCTCTCCATATTCTTGCTATatactatatgagccataaaagcttATGATACTCAACCAAAAattttaatgcaaacatttttgtctaaaggttcaataaacCTTTGAATTTCAGAAATGTCATCATTTCAAATGTCAGGCCTtacatgtttaatgttttattaaaaatcacttttttcccCCCCAGATGAAAAAGTTGGCTCTGAAGAGGAGAAGGCTTTGGACAGTGACATCGAAATGATTGAACCACCCAAGAGTCCTGAAATACACGAGGAGCAAAACGAGTCTGAAGTGAATCTGAATTCTGAATTAAATATGAACGAAGACTTGCCTCGCACTAAAGACGTGGGTCTGGAGGAGGACGGGggtcatttcaacagaaacaaagATGCTCCGTTAGGGTTTGAAGACACTGAGGAGATTCAAAAGGGGCCTCATGCTATTTTGGAGAAGCCTGTGGACATCGGCTTTCACTTCGAAGTGGATCCATCCTCAGGTGTGTCAGAGTTTAACTTCAGTCTTAATAGTTGTTGTTGCATATATTTCACTTAAACTCTTGTTTTCTATCACCAGGTTCACTGGAGTCTCCAAGTGTCTCTGATTTCCATGACACTGAAGCAAGCAGTGATTCCTCCGGCTCAACTTCAGATGAGGTCTGGGTTTCTGTGCATCTCGTCAAAGAATATCTTGGAGTGTACGGAGAAATTGTGAGTAAGGCCACCGTATTTTAAGACATTATGGCCCAAAAGAAAAGCATTCATGCAAAAGGTTTCTATCCACAGAACGTTTGTGTTGTTGATTCAATCCTCCCCATTGATGCAAGAGCTGCAATAACAGACATAAGTGTGTAAACTACAGTcagtgcagtaaaaaaaaagtttagagctgataaaaagtgataaaacTAGCTTTCTATATATCTATCCATCTAATTTAGAGGCTTTTTCTTtcgaaatatttatattaaaaaatgcattgtCTTTAAGTAGAcctaataatgtattaatttagaGTTTTGAGATAGGAAGTTGTTTTATTAGATGGACAATAAGGGTTTCGTCACGACGTCACTTCTGCTTCGGGTCACGTGACAGCTGCTGGTGCCGATAGAGGTTTACGTGCAATGAGATCTAATGGGGCTTCGTGCTAAACCTGTTAATCAAACTCTATTCGAGACAAATATATGTATGGAACCTTAAGTAGATTAAATTCCAAATCATTACAACGAAATACCGCTGCCTTACATACGACATGTTCACTGAAGCGTCGATTATTCATGGTGATAATCTTTCAAACCCGCTAGCATCACGGCGAAATATTATTCCTACGCTCACCAGGCGTAACCAATCAGAGGCCGCCGCTAGCGTCACATGACCGTGCACGCACAGAGTGGAAACACTGCTCTACGCGAGAGAGAGACTCTTAGCTCAGCGTTTTGAAATGTTGACGTgttgttgagagagagagagatcaacgCTGATCTTCCTCCAGCCGCGATTTCATAACATactaattgtatatatatttgctgtcCTTCTATATAAAGCTTAAATATATAGACTCGCTTTGGAAGCCAAGCGGTTTTATATCAGAAAACACCGGCTTCCCGAACATGATCCAACGGTCCGCCATTTATACGGTGTTCATCGGCGTCAAACTCCGTCTCTGAGCGCTCGGTTTCTCTGGTAAATAAGTTGAAACGCTTTAAAAAGGAATGGATTCACAGCTAAGTCTTACCTCTCCACCAACTGAGATCGAAAACACAGCCTTTTTCGTCTTCATCCTGTCCAGACTTCAGGAAGTAAGTGTTAACACTCTCTAGACTCAGTGCCTTCAGTTTTGAACTGGATATTATTTATAACGACTTTAACCGCCACCAATCCATCATTCACACAGTAGATCGATATAATATCCGTGCAGTAGTTGAGTAATGATGACACAGTGCTGTATTTTCAGCCCGTCTAATCCAGCTTTCATAGCAATCCCAATGAGTTAAGTCCATTAAGAATCGAATAACGTTACAATCCTAAATTTTCTCTTTTAAACAGTTGTGAGCGCTTATTGTAGGCATGAGGTGACTGGGTTTCATCAGAGGTGAAAGTCCAGTAAACCTCTAGTGTTGTGTTTCTCCTGCATGTGACTGGTGATAAGAGTCAGTGCTTAAATAGACTTTGTTGCTTCAGATTTGTCAATGTTAGTCTAAAAAAGGGCTTAACTTGATATGAAACAATCACAGATTTGATAGCTGGGCCTGCTAATTAAACTGAAAGCCaggcctgtcacgataacaacTTTTTGTTGTGTGATACTTTTGCCAAAGAAATAACTGCGATAATATTGCTACCATTTTATGCCactaaatatataatcataatgtaaCAGCGTAGTAATGCAAGAAAGTCCTGCACACTTccaaatgacaacaaacttttaatttCTAAGAATATTTAGATTGTTGAAATTAAGTATTAAAATACTAGATACCTTAAAGTGAATGGtaagtaaatattttctaacaaaaagtgcaaagtagaaaaaaaagaaaagaaaaatgcaccAATAACTCGAATGGATATACAGATTTTTCCACGACCTTCTTTCTCGGTAAACTACTCAGATGTCCATATGCACAAATCCCCATATCTGCGGATTTTTTTGCACAAGATGATGGCGATGCTAAAGACACATGCACGAGTGGAATGTACAAAACATGGTGACATTTAAATTTGAAGTAAATATAATGTGGGATATATTGCAGCATCACCAAAAATGATTGATGTCATGTACATAAATTGCACGATAAGTCGATATTTGGATTATTGAAAGTTTCACCTGTCAGGCAGTGAAACCTATGGAAGCTAGTTTCTATCACAGTAAATTAATTgtgacttttaaatgaaaacaggtTTTCATagaaactaggggtgctccgatcacgatcggccgatcgttaatgcgcatctagtcagtaaagccggttctctaatcagcggttaattccatcaggtgcgtgatttcacatagagcagctgttactacacagagccgttgttaactgagaagatgcgccaataaacactgaaaatgaagtgtatttgcgcatcttctcagttaacaacggctctgtgtagtaaccgctgctctatgtgaaatcacgcacctgatggaattaaccgctgattaaataaccggctttactgacgagatacgcataacgatcggccgatcgtgatcggagcacctctaatagAAACCAAGTAGTCAAATTTAATTCTTGTTTCTGTAATGATCCTAACACTGATATTTCCTGTGTTTTGCTTCGATTAGGTGATCACTGCTCTTCCGGAGGAATGGCGACCGGGTCCCGATTTCCACGGTGTCCCCTGGGAGCCGGTGATGGCTACAGTTGTGGTCGGGGCCCTCACAGTCCTGATGTTCTTCTGGAGAAGCGTTCTCGCTGTAAGAGTCACTCTGTGATGAATGCTTTCATTAATGGTTTGTAAATGATTCAATCTAATCAGTGTCTTTCAACTCTTCTGTTCTCCTCTA
Proteins encoded in this region:
- the mia3 gene encoding transport and Golgi organization protein 1 homolog isoform X1 — encoded protein: MAAPKPCFYYVFTLVLYACFPRSSAERRFSDLKRCADEECSMLLCRGKAAKDFTGPDCRFLSFKKGETIYVYYKLSGQRSDVWAGSIGNHFGYFPKDYLNINHIYTEKELEVPTDETDFVCFATGLDKFESYDIDVLLGSTLLLENEDSTEESKEPAQNPDASQTTTTESVETLESESFDSESTSIFESESAESESQSVHESKAVDSESHLESESVDSDLILKSESVDLESQSVHESESVDLESQSAHESKAVDSESSLLVESKAVDSESASHLESESVDSDLILESESIDLESQSAHESNAVDSESSLLVESKAVDSESSLLVESKAVDSESASHLESESVDSDLILKSQSVDEESASLLESESADSESQSGHESNTLDSESASHLEAESVDSDSILESESVNSESQSAHESKAVDSKSASHLESESVDSESILDSKVVDSESVEAPETETLQKTTEEDLHPKTDVSSEPISESKDALTEETGDIPISQNAEIISEDVETEPTDSDAQEIDYSEVLHNQSDSDFEPLETQPAGLDVVHEEAAETELSDKDIPLQTPEKTLEDEDRSSFKDAFKTDHEGVTQETESLEESLSAANVKEQAGLEGTHAQSDFEELANADEAVDIKIPESSHLPQDAKTPSDASENVSSEPALETHTESEKALNVSEITEEHDPKKEDTKKMENFKDLLQKASMNKNENAHTNTSDDPQDALTNNSEKLSETIGEDETLKEELVTESPETAPLFDQTEEQLNKVKNELVNLLKNTLESEQQSPEDEEDVDEDAQELLEDENALLSSKLQLTEDIHELEENQQPEGDQSIESQQSENPTKQEEEKDVVRLPPEEPEYSDNVLRLTILRDHLKDEEMERMQKYFGLKNLFKIEAMFSDLDLEMKSVRELQTDTEEIERTLDQIMEASENAILDATEDILNESERKSQQKEPEAYDFEAAVFDAFQEIAFALRQKYSAASDSAPLLEEELLASETDEKVGSEEEKALDSDIEMIEPPKSPEIHEEQNESEVNLNSELNMNEDLPRTKDVGLEEDGGHFNRNKDAPLGFEDTEEIQKGPHAILEKPVDIGFHFEVDPSSGSLESPSVSDFHDTEASSDSSGSTSDEVWVSVHLVKEYLGVYGEIVITALPEEWRPGPDFHGVPWEPVMATVVVGALTVLMFFWRSVLAIKGRTYQLTEKQLRDKIQQLLNEKSDAANKITELNDMIKEREEQLKNSEKSLSSSQQEVKGLKSCHQKLQSQWEQMSGSVLQLNQKIADTQEENSNLNEKIAKMHQRIEKYQKTLKSYDEERAKVHVLMDEAKLREDAFKAQVLSFEKENGALKEQKKSLLRDAKDWQEKHRKLSEEIRVYHKSQKELEDSLVHKENEIDVLSRCIAELNRLGAGDLGELQKDDAKMSNGEDAEKKMDSMRLRIKQMMDVSRIKATLGVIEDERNRYMESLLAEQKARQELEEQYQKVMHEQMNLNNEKKHLENQFKTLQQRLEITTELYQQKENALQQKLTQEELERHEKESKLSEVDSKALRSEEEVRVLKQKIKDIEEEMQQNERSLKSEVAIQEKKAHENWLKARTSERTLVEERRESANLRQKLVEYREKIANLEESLFKLNSGPPDRHMLPQRRAGDSYGPSPVSGGAPSPPLMMEGPGRPPSAPVGRRGDPFGPRPPSDPHGRFSDLGHPLPSRPDMFPPMTSSPCAHDGPMQTAPVSETAEASEQVSSEPIEPLSKSQNQGSFLPSPIRDSPVPPPKSYGPPVMPPMMSRPPNGHLPMMPPEPRFRPPPMDSYGPPPPIGPFGPVPPPYGRGPPLGPRDIPPEFFGPRGLPPRPFPPGAMIPSPYGGRGFPGPPPLIPQSSRDGEGSATPANEPPTDASHQHCEP